The genome window TACTTTAGCGAGTAAGAGATACTATTCTTTTTGTTATTAGGAGTGCAACGTAGATTTAACTTCATTCACTattatataaactcgttaagtagGAAAAAGCCTCGTTATCTATTATTGGAAGAGTATTCTTTCGTGCATTTGATATATGTCGATTATTGAGTTTTgaatatatatttgttttatagTTGGTTTAAAAAGGTTTCTTTTTAATAttgttgaaattttttattttatttttaagttttaaagTAACCTCCTAATAATACTATACCAAATTTTAGTAAAGAACAAATATTCGTAGGTCTAGTTGAATTTTATTTATGAGTTAGAATCACTATATTTCTAAATAAAACCTATGActacttttaatttatattttgataaataaataaattataataactatttattatctatatatattaataaagtgatatttatttatttgacttttgATATATTGAATGATGTTATAATCCTATGAAAAAGAATCCTAAATGTGGTAATATTCTTTCTTGTATAATGTAACAATTTataactaaaaaaattaatataaataaaatattcatgactAAATTCATCATTTCGGCTTCTCGTTATCCTGGAAACAAAGATAAATTATTGTATATTGGTCCTCATGCGTAATTTGATTTAGTTACCTCATTTGAATAGACAACTAACATTCTAATCATCAAGCTATCGTTGAATctgtaaaattttacaatcaaaataaaaaaataagcacTTTATGGGGAGGAATCATGGTTTAGAATTTATGTAACAACTTGGGTAATAATGACATAAATATAAGAAGACTAAGGTCAATTCTCAGAAAGAATGAATGAATGATGCAAGCATATCGagggataataaataatttatcataatttttttaatttttattttaattgtcaCTAAAGGACTTTTACCCTAGATTTATACCTCCAAAACAACAATTTTTTATGTCGATAGAATATTCTCTTAAATGTTGGCTAATTGTAAAAATTTTTTGCCCATGAGAGATAATTTGGggaataaaagttcaattaagattttaggaagaattttataatttaaattatataataatattggttaaaaaaaactttagtaaatcatcaataagcatacacctatgatgaaaatgatgaaattaaaatcagttggaccattatgatattccaacaaACACTAAATAATTCAATTGTGTAGTCATCTAGATTGAGTCTTTTTTACCAAAATTCATAGATCttataaaatcttaaatttacttatattcaaaaggtatgaaaagttaagattagaaattatatgtagagTGGGCCAAGTTTGACAAATCGATTAATTCCAAAATTTGGAGTAAAAGACATAACTTCGGCCCTAATTTGATCATCTTTGTAACAAATCTCACTATCTTCCCGAATACATTGGATTTTGCTTTTGTCCTACACTCATGTAAGTCACATTGTGATAAGATTTGGTGTTATGGTCAACCCTCATTTGTCCATTTTGTCCATATCATAATCTatcatctcaaattaatttatctaaaaatggtttgaAGTGGATTGATCGTTAAGGCTCATATAGCATTCTTAACTTGGAAGTCTTCAATTTACTAGAGTGTCAAATGTTCTTTTTTTCAAGATTCGTTAAAAATTAgcaattccataaattaaaaataccctTAAACATTCAAAATCAGTAGTAAAATAATCCCTCACACGACTATTCtatctttagcatccttatgtttatctgaaaattttgaaactaaaaatggctctctttttttcagatgattattttctttatttgaattaggAAAAAGTAGTGATGCGAGGCAACGTGAGCAATTTAATGAtcttttcactatctattgatcttagtGATAACTAAGGCACTTAagtcaaatcaattttatcatttacttggcaagttagatatcatggataatgtctaacagaggggagtgcttagaaggatcacactaaatctaataattaactactattttcatatgatgtctgaaatggtaatgttaaatgtaattacttattgtcattttcataaaaaatatatgaagatgatatgtttttcgctttattgtaatacaataaatatgaaacacacatatatatatatatatatatatatatatatatatatatatatatatataatttcatggaAAGAGTCCATGAATATGGTAATCGGTCCTCGAAACATTTCTCTGTTTCAAACGAGGAGAGTTCGATATCTTCTCACACTAAGAGTCATCATCATCCTTCCCTCTTACttctctatataatggacaataagttggactctttcaaatctctgatcgttggaatggatgatggtacgctcaatagcacccatagcatcaacctcggaagtagcggtcgtccccttcccgataacttgctggcagagatcctctcctacctcccagcaaagaccttctttaggctcctctctgtttgcaagacctttcgccagctctcatcagattctcattttctcctttcacagtcgtaccacaacaatgtcatctccggcttctttccccACATCAGCAACGTTCCTGGGTCCTTCTTcctcgttgacccctacgccggtgtgcccagaagcaGCCTCGAATTCTTGTCCTACAGGAAAGTCGTAATCCTTGGGTCAGCGggtggcctcgtctttgtctTGCAGTACAAAGATGATGCCTTATGCGTCTACAACCCGGCCCGTGGGACTCGGTGCCGGCTGCCCTCCCCGCCGAGCAAGTATTGGACACGGGGCGGCATcggcatcgcggtgagattcatgaacgatggagatggggtgacgaaaGGCTACAAGTTGGTCTACCTTTTACGGACCCCAGCAGGGAGCTCGTTTcaccgctgtcaggtctatgactcgtctgcgagggtgtggacgatggacaaggaactcgacttcggtcggatggaactacatttggagcacccggtggTCTGCGACGACGTCGTGTTCTGGGCATCGTCACATTCGGAATCGTACGAGAGGATCGACCACtatgtcgtcgcctttgatgtgaggaaggagcgcacgcagatcatccctctaccgaaagaagcagccgtcgcctGCTTCgacacgatcggaataggcaagtgggaggggaagtcgctgtgcctaatccaTTACGAAATGTGCACTTGGGTGttcggactgtggctgctgaggaagacaaacgacggtccgccaggGTGGGTGAGAGTGCATGAGGTGAGCTTACGCCAGATAGGGTTCAGGGAACTCCCCATCGTGAGTTCCGTAATCCTGAGTGAGGTGGCGACGACCACGTTACTTGTTTTCACCATACAAAACGAAGCCTATAGCTATGATATAAAGGATGGAAAACTCAAGAAGCTGGTATCGCTGGGATGCCATTACCCAccgttgatcccttactctaatacgcttcggccatgcggtgaagaagaggagctGTTGGAAACAACCCGATGAgactttttcctttttccctgTCATGTATGCATTGCCGCAGAGAGTCCAATGCCTTAACTCTTTCTTGTAGTATAATGAAATTATACTACTTTTTAAAAGGTATCATAGATCAAGATATATTAAAGTGTgaatttattcaaaataaaatatttttcaatcatCCAAAATTCAAAATGTTAGGATCCATATAACATAGAATTAATGAAATCAAAAGCATTTAGTGACTAAGAGATAAGAGATATTTTAGAATAATAACATTAGACTCATTCGAGGGAGGAGCTTAgatgaaatatattataatattgatTATGTAATAGAATCTTAACATAATATAATCCCACTTATTTTTTGATGATAATTAATATTAGTTTCTCACGTCATCCAGATGAAATTATTTGGGCCAACAAGAGCATCAAAACTCTTACAACATAACAGAATTCTCTTTTTTCATTATTGATAAAGGAATCAAAATATCCCACAAACAATATAATACAATAAAAACATAAGTCTCTTTATTTCTCCGATACAAATAAGGAGAGTTTGAGCTTGATTCCCTTCACTCTCTGTGATTCCTAATCTGTCATTGTTCTCACTATACTAATTATCGATCAAGTTGGCAAACAAAACCTAATTACAAATTACCCTCTATAATTAACTATCTTTAACatcctaatttttaaatttttaaaaattatattaaaatttttatacttacgaaaataaaacattaaaatccctataggattaaaaagataattttataggattaaaaataaaaaaaaattactaaagtaacatgatcaaatattttactttcataaatataaagattaaaatattaaaatataaaattttaaaatataaaaattaaaatattaaaataaataattacaaagattAATCTGTAATTAGCTCCATCAACAAAGCCATCAGAGAGCATAGATATGACATTAGAAGAGCCTGTTTGAATGATCTAATTGGCCATGTGCTTGTGAAGCAAACCATCAAGCGGCTACAATTGACAACCTTAGAACctaatgatgaaaataataactaTGGTTATTCTTTTATAAGTTTTGGTGCCGTGAACATTGTTGATGTAATGTTCTATTTCCTAGCAAAACTGCATCCAAATTATGGAAGTTCTTGCACAGTAGAAACTGTGACTGGGTGGACAAGAACACAGTCAAGCTGCATAAAAGAAAAAGTTACTGCAAGTCCACGAAGAACATGAAGAAGCCTATTCAAACTTACAATGTTTCACTGCTACGCAGAATTCCATGAAGATGAAATTACTGCATGTCCATGAAGAACACGAAGAAGACTATTCCAACTTACAATGTTTTACTGCTACGCAGAATTCCATGAAGATAGCCACCGGCCATTATCAAGGACAGGAGAGAAACGACACCTGCAGGGAATACCTTTCCAGACTTCTTGTAGCGAGACCCCATTGCAGCTAGAAGAGTCACAGACGTACCTGATAAGTAAAACAGGCAGGTTAAGCATAAGGAGAAGGGGGAAAAAGATATAGCCGGCGTTGAGCAGAATAGCCATGGTAGAACCGGTTAGAATCATACCTAACCCCAGGGATGATGCGTATAAAGGTCGTTCTGGAAGCTGGGTGTACACGTGACATAAT of Musa acuminata AAA Group cultivar baxijiao chromosome BXJ2-3, Cavendish_Baxijiao_AAA, whole genome shotgun sequence contains these proteins:
- the LOC135606978 gene encoding protein FATTY ACID EXPORT 7-like, which encodes MDKSTSQLLTLGYAALLGAGGVMGFVKSGSQKSLVAGGVSAALLCHVYTQLPERPLYASSLGLGTSVTLLAAMGSRYKKSGKVFPAGVVSLLSLIMAGGYLHGILRSSKTL